Proteins found in one Anopheles aquasalis chromosome 3, idAnoAquaMG_Q_19, whole genome shotgun sequence genomic segment:
- the LOC126576901 gene encoding uncharacterized protein LOC126576901: MDKWLNVWQYLVALSRLVISTIVFFVQHRWLRFWPPRERPLVTVRQGKVRGISSILPNGKPYHYFKGIPYATAPVGELRFRAPVPLDRFRVPIVDCCVERADYVQLDFFTEVVFGAESALYLNVYTPVQQLPVESNGTRLPVMVFLHGGGFACGTASSLFYAPDYFLQRNVIVVTVYYRLGPLGFLYLPEAGIEGNAGLKDQLMALRWVNENIAQFGGDPQCVTLFGESAGSFSSYLHMLSPNSRKYFHRVICQSGVVCSSSFMQKDGVKMAFNLARYFGYEGTTQKGALETLLKVPARQLAKHQRKALDKAEKHNDLVFVFLPVVEKTHSNDSIITQEPEQMIKTYDTLRIPLLEGCNDGEGILGLFIMRNQFNELAQLPNRLASKIFRTLPPEEISRISERIKRFYFGDEPVDRWDREQLKHLLSDTIFMTDSWINAELLARYQPLLRHYHYRFTYDGRFSILKRFYRNTTTPGACHGDELMYMFCPRALPKLPPTSDERRVRDNVVALWTSFAKHGDPSVESRDVVDDRWDPVPKIYREATEFRLNCLEINVRPVMVPDPCVERRNFWRCLLLVVGVMDKWLNVCPYLVALARLVIATIVFLVQHRWLRFWPPRERPLVTVRQGKVRGISSILPNGKPYHYFKGIPYATAPVGELRFRAPVPLDRFRVPIVDCCVERADYVQLDFFSGLVFGAESALYLNVYTPVQQLPVESNGTRLPVMVFLHGGGFACGTASSLFYAPDYFLQRNVIVVTVYYRLGPLGFLYLPEAGIEGNAGLKDQLMALRWVNENIAQFGGDPQCVTLLGESAGSFSSYLHMLSPNSRKYFHRVICQSGVVCSSSFMQTDGVKMAFNLARYFGYEGTSQQGALETLLKVPAEQLAKHQRKALGKAAKHSDLVFVFLPVVEQTLSNDSIITQEPEQILKTYDTLRIPLLEGCNDGEGILGLFIMRNQFNELAQLPNRLASKIFRALLPEEISRISERIKRFYFGDEPVGRWDREQLKHLLSDTIFMTDSWINAELLARYQPLLRHYHYRFTYDGRFSILKRLFMNARTSGACHGDDLMYMFCPRALPKLPPTSDEHRVRDNVIALWTSFAKHGDPSVESRDVVDDRWEPVPKIDREATEFRLNCLEINVRPVMVPEPCVERRNFWRSLYETSVKG; the protein is encoded by the exons ATGGACAAGTGGTTAAACGTGTGGCAGTATCTAGTCGCTCTTAGCCGTTTAGTGATCTCTAcgatcgttttcttcgtgCAGCATCGTTGGCTGCGGTTCTGGCCCCCTCGGGAACGACCCCTGGTGACCGTTCGCCAGGGGAAAGTACGCGGCATAAGCTCGATTCTGCCGAATGGCAAACCGTATCACTACTTCAAAGGTATCCCGTATGCCACGGCACCAGTTGGTGAACTACGGTTTCGTGCTCCGGTTCCACTCGATCGCTTCCGTGTCCCGATTGTCGACTGCTGCGTGGAGCGTGCAGACTATGTGCAGTTGGATTTCTTCACAGAAGTAGTGTTTGGTGCCGAAAGTGCTCTCTATTTAAACGTTTACACTCCAGTGCAGCAACTCCCAGTGGAATCAAATGGCACCAGATTGCCTGTGATGGTGTTCCTGCATGGAGGTGGCTTCGCATGTGGTACTGCGAGCAGTCTCTTCTATGCGCCCGATTATTTTCTACAGCGAAATGTGATCGTTGTCACAGTTTACTATCGGTTGGGACCGCTTGGATTCCTCTATCTGCCAGAAGCAGGAATCGAGGGAAATGCTGGACTAAAGGATCAG TTGATGGCGCTACGTTGGGTCAATGAAAACATTGCTCAGTTTGGTGGAGATCCGCAGTGTGTGACTCTGTTCGGAGAAAGCGCCGGCAGCTTCTCTTCCTATCTTCACATGCTTTCACCCAACTCACG CAAATATTTCCACCGCGTTATCTGCCAGAGTGGAGTCGTCTGTTCGAGTTCCTTCATGCAAAAGGACGGAGTTAAGATGGCCTTCAATTTGGCGCGCTATTTTGGCTACGAAGGAACGACTCAGAAAGGAGCACTCG AAACGTTGCTCAAGGTTCCAGCACGACAACTCGCCAAACATCAACGAAAGGCTCTGGATAAGGCAGAGAAGCACAATGATCTGGTGTTTGTATTCCTTCCTGTGGTAGAGAAGACGCATTCGAACGACAGTATCATCACACAAGAACCGGAACAGATGATTAAGACATATGACACGTTACGGATACCACTGCTGGAGGGATGCAACGATGGTGAGGGCATACTAGGACTCTTCATCATGAGAAATCAGTTCAATGAACTCGCTCAGCTTCCGAACCGTTTAGCATCGAAGATATTTCGTACTCTTCCCCCGGAAGAAATATCGCGGATCAGTGAACGGATCAAGCGATTCTATTTCGGTGATGAACCGGTCGATCGATGGGACCGAGAACAGCTGAAGCATCTGCTCTCGGATACGATTTTCATGACCGACTCCTGGATTAATGCTGAATTGTTGGCAAGATATCAGCCCCTTTTGCGCCACTATCACTATCGCTTCACGTACGATGGACGGTTCAGTATTCTCAAGCGGTTTTATCGTAATACGACGACGCCCGGTGCCTGTCATGGTGACGAGTTGATGTACATGTTCTG tCCGCGCGCTCTTCCCAAACTTCCACCAACCAGTGACGAGCGTCGAGTTCGTGATAACGTCGTCGCTTTGTGGACCAGCTTTGCCAAGCACGGCGATCCATCCGTGGAGTCGCGAGATGTTGTCGACGATCGATGGGATCCGGTACCTAAAATTTATCGCGAAGCAACCGAGTTTCGGCTCAACTGTCTCGAGATTAACGTGCGTCCGGTGATGGTCCCGGATCCATGTGTTGAACGAAGGAACTTTTG GCGTTGTCTGTTGTTAGTCGTTGGCGTGATGGACAAGTGGTTAAACGTGTGCCCGTATCTGGTCGCTCTTGCCCGTCTAGTGATCGCTACGATCGTTTTCCTCGTGCAGCATCGTTGGCTGCGGTTCTGGCCTCCTCGGGAACGACCCCTGGTGACCGTTCGCCAGGGGAAAGTACGCGGCATAAGCTCGATTCTGCCGAATGGCAAACCGTATCACTACTTCAAAGGGATCCCGTATGCCACGGCACCCGTTGGTGAGCTACGGTTTCGTGCTCCGGTTCCACTCGATCGCTTCCGTGTCCCGATTGTCGACTGCTGCGTGGAGCGTGCTGACTATGTGCAGTTGGATTTCTTCTCCGGGCTCGTGTTTGGTGCCGAAAGTGCTCTCTATTTAAACGTTTACACTCCGGTGCAGCAACTCCCAGTGGAATCAAATGGCACCAGATTGCCTGTGATGGTGTTCCTGCATGGAGGTGGCTTCGCATGTGGTACTGCGAGCAGTCTCTTCTATGCGCCCGATTATTTTCTACAGCGAAATGTGATCGTTGTCACAGTTTACTATCGGTTGGGACCGCTTGGATTCCTCTATCTGCCGGAAGCAGGAATCGAGGGAAATGCTGGACTAAAGGATCAG TTGATGGCGCTACGTTGGGTCAATGAAAACATTGCTCAGTTCGGTGGAGATCCGCAGTGTGTGACTCTGTTAGGAGAAAGCGCCGGCAGCTTCTCTTCCTATCTTCACATGCTTTCACCCAACTCACG CAAGTATTTCCATCGCGTTATCTGTCAGAGTGGAGTCGTCTGTTCCAGCTCCTTCATGCAGACGGATGGCGTTAAGATGGCCTTCAATTTGGCGCGCTATTTTGGCTACGAGGGAACGAGTCAGCAGGGAGCACTTG AAACGTTGCTCAAGGTTCCCGCGGAGCAACTCGCCAAACATCAACGAAAAGCCCTCGGTAAGGCAGCGAAACATAGTGATTTAGTGTTTGTATTTCTTCCGGTGGTGGAACAAACGCTCAGCAATGATAGCATTATCACACAAGAACCGGAACAGATTCTTAAAACATATGACACGTTACGGATACCACTGCTGGAGGGATGCAACGATGGTGAGGGCATACTAGGACTCTTCATCATGAGGAATCAATTCAATGAGCTCGCTCAGCTTCCGAACCGTTTAGCATCGAAGATATTTCGTGCCCTTCTGCCGGAAGAAATATCGCGGATCAGTGAACGGATCAAACGATTCTATTTCGGTGATgaaccggtcggtcgatgggACCGAGAACAGCTGAAGCATCTGCTCTCGGATACGATTTTCATGACCGACTCCTGGATTAATGCTGAATTGTTGGCAAGATATCAGCCCCTTTTACGCCACTATCATTATCGCTTCACGTACGATGGACGGTTCAGTATTCTCAAGCGATTGTTCATGAATGCAAGGACGTCCGGAGCCTGTCATGGTGATGACTTGATGTACATGTTCTG TCCACGCGCTCTTCCCAAACTTCCACCAACCAGTGACGAGCATCGAGTTCGTGATAACGTCATCGCTTTGTGGACCAGCTTTGCTAAGCATGGCGATCCATCCGTGGAGTCGCGCGATGTTGTCGACGATCGATGGGAACCCGTACCTAAAATTGATCGAGAAGCAACCGAGTTCCGACTCAACTGTCTCGAGATTAACGTGCGTCCGGTGATGGTCCCGGAACCATGTGTGGAACGAAGGAACTTTTGGCGATCGTTATATGAGACAAGTGTTAAGGGATGA
- the LOC126578507 gene encoding uncharacterized protein LOC126578507 has product MHRFVAAVLRLVVGLMSGWWTRFCLRFQSPATICTVTIGPGKLRGVTAKGYHYFKGIRYAEPPIGDLRFKPPVPLKTFAQPVVDCFVEGSRCIQYDQILKVLIGSEDGLFLNVYTPELPGGGDGGQPNLPVMVYIHGGGFKCGSGDAFLYDPVYFVQRRVVIVTFNYRLGPLGFLSFPEAGVPGNAGLKDQLLVLRWVRDNIAAFGGNPHNVTLFGESAGAKAAYLHYLSPVSRQYFHRVICQSGVACSDFALQVEPTLKGRKLAECVGFTGSSDAKALETLMNAPAEQLIKHELQTLHESERYQELQFPFRPVVEANEPGAIITQHPQDALRSSLHPPIPIITGCNSGEGIMAYANAKHHLGEYNDQPERLLPPWLHLPSSVRTEVALKVKGFYFGKEPVSRHTLVQLLDLLSDNEYVTATLTAAELMARHQPLVPHYAYYFTFDGRFGNLKQLLNLSHLAGVSHGDDVFYMFHSPLNATLEKDADEHRVRDALVAMWTDFARYGNPTPGEADKKSVSWEPVKPCAAVRPVVTVKQGKLRGITSTLPNGTQYHYFKGIPYAEPPVGALRFKPPVPLERFRKPIVDCYAERSNAVQKDFFSDRVSGAESSLYLNVFTPRLPGEADVTKGVPKRPVMVFIHGGGFMNGTGSSLFYNPEYFVQEDVVMVTINYRLGPLGFLYLPDAGVPGNAGLKDQLLALKWVHENIAQFGGNPENVTLFGESAGSMSAYLHYLSPNSRKYIQRVICQSGVACSDSFFQIEPQEKARKLARFFGYTGDSDQGALETLQKVPAQLLAKHQNEVISDGEKKLALIFIFRPVVERQQTDDSIITQHPQEILKTYDALRMPLLEGCNNGEGILALRTLGSKWQSFLKSPERLVPVLLSSKAPNLDRALVGQELKRSYFGDRPLTAEQTLNRMCDLLSDNTFITNSVTSAEWMAKYQPKAPHYHYRFTFDGRFSMLKRLFQQSHVAGACHGDDLFYMFNPCFLPKVPADSDEVRVRRILVALWTSFAKHGDPSVDVPTELVPEKWTPVRKIARDATDFDLDCLEINAAPRMVINPAGDRIRLWRRLLKQYRPDYL; this is encoded by the exons ATGCATCGTTTTGTGGCGGCCGTACTGCGTCTGGTCGTTGGCCTGATGAGTGGTTGGTGGACCCGGTTTTGCCTCCGGTTTCAATCACCGGCCACCATCTGTACGGTCACGATCGGACCGGGTAAGTTACGCGGAGTGACGGCAAAGGGTTATCATTACTTCAAGGGCATCCGCTATGCCGAGCCTCCGATTGGTGATTTGCGTTTCAAG CCTCCCGTACCGCTGAAGACGTTCGCGCAACCCGTGGTGGACTGTTTCGTGGAGGGAAGCCGATGTATACAGTACGATCAAATTTTGAAAGTGTTGATCGGTTCCGAAGATGGACTGTTCCTGAACGTCTACACACCGGAACTGCCTGGCGGTGGGGACGGGGGTCAACCGAACCTTCCGGTGATGGTGTATATCCACGGGGGAGGATTCAAGTGCGGCAGTGGCGACGCATTCCTGTACGATCCCGTGTACTTTGTGCAGCGACGCGTGGTGATCGTAACCTTCAACTATCGGCTAGGGCCACTTGGATTTCTCTCCTTCCCGGAAGCCGGTGTGCCCGGTAATGCTGGGCTTAAGGATcagctgttggtgttgcgcTGGGTACGCGACAATATTGCCGCGTTCGGTGGCAACCCGCACAATGTGACACTCTTCGGAGAGAGTGCTGGTGCCAAGGCGGCCTATCTTCACTATTTGTCACCGGTTTCCAG GCAATACTTTCATCGTGTCATCTGCCAGAGCGGTGTGGCGTGTTCCGATTTTGCACTGCAAGTTGAGCCAACACTCAAAGGACGCAAACTGGCAGAATGTGTTGGTTTTACGGGCTCATCCGATGCAAAGGCGCTCG AGACACTAATGAATGCACCGGCTGAACAGCTGATCAAACATGAGCTGCAAACGCTGCACGAGTCGGAACGCTACCAGGAGCTACAGTTTCCCTTCCGTCCGGTGGTAGAGGCTAACGAACCCGGAGCCATCATTACGCAGCATCCACAAGATGCACTTCGATCATCGCTCCATCCACCGATTCCAATCATAACCGGTTGCAACAGTGGCGAGGGCATTATGGCCTATGCCAATGCCAAACACCACCTTGGCGAGTACAATGACCAACCAGAGCGTTTGCTACCACCGTGGCTTCATCTACCGTCGTCCGTTCGAACCGAGGTAGCACTAAAAGTGAAAGGATTCTACTTTGGCAAAGAGCCAGTTTCACGGCACACCCTGGTGCAACTATTGGATCTTCTGTCCGACAATGAGTACGTAACTGCGACGCTAACGGCAGCCGAGCTAATGGCCAGACACCAGCCGCTTGTGCCGCACTATGCGTATTATTTTACCTTTGATGGACGGTTTGGGAATTTGAAGCAACTATTGAACCTATCACACCTGGCCGGGGTCAGCCATGGGGACGATGTGTTCTACATGTTCCACTCGCCCCTCAATGCCACGCTGGAGAAGGATGCCGATGAGCATCGGGTGCGGGATGCACTAGTCGCCATGTGGACTGATTTCGCGCGTTACGGAAATCCGACTCCGGGGGAGGCCGATAAGAAAAGTGTTTCCTGGGAGCCGGTAAAGCCATGTG CCGCTGTGAGACCGGTGGTGACCGTGAAGCAAGGCAAACTTCGGGGTATTACGTCGACCTTGCCCAACGGGACGCAGTATCACTACTTCAAGGGCATCCCGTACGCGGAGCCACCGGTGGGTGCATTACGATTTAAGCCACCGGTACCATTGGAGCGATTCCGCAAACCGATTGTCGACTGCTACGCCGAGCGATCTAATGCGGTCCAGAAAGATTTCTTCTCGGATCGTGTCAGTGGCGCAGAGTCCAGCCTGTATCTGAATGTGTTCACTCCTCGGCTGCCGGGTGAGGCGGATGTTACGAAGGGTGTTCCGAAGCGGCCAGTCATGGTGTTCatccatggtggtggttttatgAACGGTACCGGTAGCAGTTTGTTCTACAATCCGGAGTACTTTGTGCAAGAGGATGTGGTGATGGTAACGATCAACTATCGTCTGGGACCACTCGGATTCCTCTATCTGCCCGATGCCGGTGTGCCTGGTAATGCTGGGCTTAAGGATCAG CTGTTGGCGCTCAAGTGGGTGCATGAAAACATTGCCCAGTTCGGTGGCAACCCGGAGAATGTGACTCTGTTCGGAGAAAGCGCCGGCAGCATGTCAGCGTACTTGCACTATCTCTCGCCCAACTCACG AAAGTACATCCAGCGAGTAATCTGTCAGAGTGGTGTGGCCTGTAGCGATTCGTTCTTCCAGATTGAACCACAGGAGAAGGCACGCAAGTTGGCACGCTTCTTCGGTTATACCGGTGATAGCGATCAGGGTGCTCTCG AAACCCTCCAGAAGGTACCGGCACAGCTGCTGGCCAAGCATCAGAACGAGGTCATAAGCGATGGCGAGAAAAAGCTCGcgctcatcttcatcttccggCCGGTGGTTGAGCGGCAGCAGACTGACGACAGCATTATCACGCAGCACCCACAGGAGATCCTGAAGACCTACGACGCGCTACGGATGCCCCTCCTCGAGGGTTGCAATAATGGTGAGGGCATTTTAGCTTTGCGTACTCTCGGATCAAAATGGCAATCGTTCCTGAAGTCACCGGAGCGGCTCGTACCGGTGCTACTGTCCAGTAAAGCACCAAACCTAGACCGGGCACTGGTTGGGCAGGAGCTGAAGCGTTCTTACTTTGGCGATCGTCCGCTGACCGCCGAACAGACGCTGAACCGTATGTGTGACCTGCTGTCCGACAACACCTTCATCACTAATTCAGTAACGAGTGCCGAATGGATGGCCAAATATCAACCAAAGGCCCCACACTACCACTACCGCTTCACCTTCGATGGACGGTTCAGTATGCTCAAGCGTCTTTTCCAACAATCGCACGTTGCCGGTGCGTGCCACGGTGACGACTTGTTCTACATGTTCAA CCCTTGTTTTCTCCCGAAAGTACCCGCAGACAGCGATGAGGTACGCGTTCGACGTATATTGGTGGCACTGTGGACGAGTTTCGCTAAACATGGTGACCCATCCGTCGATGTACCTACAGAGCTGGTGCCAGAAAAGTGGACCCCGGTACGCAAGATCGCACGTGATGCAACGGATTTCGACCTCGACTGTCTCGAGATCAATGCAGCGCCCCGAATGGTCATCAATCCGGCTGGTGATCGGATAAGGCTGTGGCGTCGCCTACTGAAGCAATACCGTCCCGACTACCTTTGA
- the LOC126578506 gene encoding uncharacterized protein LOC126578506 isoform X2 — protein sequence MVSIQLTVEEREAKEYWTALFMALDTPGDEGTAADLEAELPPWYDEAKFKRGQRFYKDNRFGILQATFCSLLVLLADPKGLRILEHTGKSNTMETARKRYVSTLKHVSDWYECDLEPGSRSWKSLQQVRRMHLSASRSATKRQLGFISQPEMALTTFGFMGFPLVRPHLLGIRYDNREDLEAFVHLWAVIGFMLGVHDHCNMCLFRLEVVDQICRMAIRYVFMPSLQLETTLFKQMVGAITDAYTGYMPFMSYESVLFLTRRLVGVPGYQYALDRKKETICRSVLTKAEIETIVAHMAPKDCYRPVMAMYRAIFCEQIRLFKVKEVSNGRKEMNENYMLPVEDLCGTYTKLNNNENDCNGNLNGCEADIRELLGLKHNQELIVTHVDNEDEWDTYLNDSQLKQLSLGGQHNVKFTIQTLNMCYNTIGRYVNEAALSLILYRLKKLYPS from the exons ATGGTGTCCATTCAGCTGACCGTCGAGGAGCGTG aAGCGAAAGAGTACTGGACAGCGCTATTCATGGCTCTCGACACGCCGGGCGATGAGGGCACGGCAGCGGATCTGGAAGCCGAGCTGCCACCCTGGTACGATGAGGCCAAGTTTAAGCGTGGCCAAAGGTTCTACAAGGACAACCGCTTTGGCATCCTACAGGCAACGTTCTGCAgtctgctggtactgctggccGATCCGAAAGGTTTGCGCATACTTGAGCACACCGGCAAGTCGAACACGATGGAGACGGCCCGTAAACGCTACGTGTCCACCTTGAAACACGTGAGCGATTGGTACGAGTGTGATCTGGAACCTGGATCAAG ATCCTGGAAATCTTTACAACAAGTACGTCGAATGCATCTGAGTGCATCACGCAGTGCCACCAAACGGCAGCTCGGGTTCATTAGTCAGCCCGAAATGGCACTGACAACGTTCGGATTCATGGGCTTTCCACTGGTGCGACCGCACTTGCTCGGCATCCGGTATGATAACCGTGAGGATCTCGAGGCGTTCGTACATCTGTGGGCGGTGATCGGGTTTATGCTGGGTGTGCACGATCACTGCAACATGTGCCTGTTCCGTCTGGAGGTAGTGGACCAGATCTGCCGGATGGCGATCCGGTATGTGTTTATGCCATCGCTGCAACTCGAGACAACACTGTTTAAACAAATGGTGGGAGCCATTACCGATGCCTACACCGGCTACATGCCGTTCATGTCGTACGAGAGCGTCCTGTTTCTGACACGACGTTTGGTCGGTGTTCCTGGCTATCAATACGCGCTCGACCGGAAAAAGGAGACCATCTGTCGGTCAGTACTAACGAAGGCGGAAATAGAAACGATTGTCGCGCATATGGCACCGAAGGACTGCTATAGGCCGGTTATGGCGATGTATCGAGCCATTTTCTGTGAGCAGATTCGTCTTTTCAAAGTCAAAGAAGTGTCAAACGGTCGGAAGGAAATGAACGAAAACTACATGTTGCCGGTCGAGGACTTATGCGGTACCTACACCAAGCTTAACAATAACGAAAATGATTGCAATGGAAATTTGAACGGATGCGAAGCGGATATTAGAGAGCTACTTGGCTTAAAGCACAACCAGGAGCTAATTGTGACGCACGTAGACAACGAAGACGAGTGGGACACGTACCTGAATGATAGCCAACTGAAGCAACTGTCGCTCGGTGGACAACACAACGTAAAGTTTACCATCCAGACGCTGAACATGTGCTACAACACCATCGGTCGGTATGTGAACGAAGCCGCACTGTCTCTCATTCTGTATCGTTTGAAAAAGCTTTACCCCTCTTGA
- the LOC126578506 gene encoding uncharacterized protein LOC126578506 isoform X1 → MESIQLTAEEREAKEYWTALFMALDTPGDEGTAADLEAELPPWYDEAKFKRGQRFYKDNRFGILQATFCSLLVLLADPKGLRILEHTGKSNTMETARKRYVSTLKHVSDWYECDLEPGSRSWKSLQQVRRMHLSASRSATKRQLGFISQPEMALTTFGFMGFPLVRPHLLGIRYDNREDLEAFVHLWAVIGFMLGVHDHCNMCLFRLEVVDQICRMAIRYVFMPSLQLETTLFKQMVGAITDAYTGYMPFMSYESVLFLTRRLVGVPGYQYALDRKKETICRSVLTKAEIETIVAHMAPKDCYRPVMAMYRAIFCEQIRLFKVKEVSNGRKEMNENYMLPVEDLCGTYTKLNNNENDCNGNLNGCEADIRELLGLKHNQELIVTHVDNEDEWDTYLNDSQLKQLSLGGQHNVKFTIQTLNMCYNTIGRYVNEAALSLILYRLKKLYPS, encoded by the exons ATGGAATCCATTCAGCTGACCGCCGAAGAGCGTG aAGCGAAAGAGTACTGGACAGCGCTATTCATGGCTCTCGACACGCCGGGCGATGAGGGCACGGCAGCGGATCTGGAAGCCGAGCTGCCACCCTGGTACGATGAGGCCAAGTTTAAGCGTGGCCAAAGGTTCTACAAGGACAACCGCTTTGGCATCCTACAGGCAACGTTCTGCAgtctgctggtactgctggccGATCCGAAAGGTTTGCGCATACTTGAGCACACCGGCAAGTCGAACACGATGGAGACGGCCCGTAAACGCTACGTGTCCACCTTGAAACACGTGAGCGATTGGTACGAGTGTGATCTGGAACCTGGATCAAG ATCCTGGAAATCTTTACAACAAGTACGTCGAATGCATCTGAGTGCATCACGCAGTGCCACCAAACGGCAGCTCGGGTTCATTAGTCAGCCCGAAATGGCACTGACAACGTTCGGATTCATGGGCTTTCCACTGGTGCGACCGCACTTGCTCGGCATCCGGTATGATAACCGTGAGGATCTCGAGGCGTTCGTACATCTGTGGGCGGTGATCGGGTTTATGCTGGGTGTGCACGATCACTGCAACATGTGCCTGTTCCGTCTGGAGGTAGTGGACCAGATCTGCCGGATGGCGATCCGGTATGTGTTTATGCCATCGCTGCAACTCGAGACAACACTGTTTAAACAAATGGTGGGAGCCATTACCGATGCCTACACCGGCTACATGCCGTTCATGTCGTACGAGAGCGTCCTGTTTCTGACACGACGTTTGGTCGGTGTTCCTGGCTATCAATACGCGCTCGACCGGAAAAAGGAGACCATCTGTCGGTCAGTACTAACGAAGGCGGAAATAGAAACGATTGTCGCGCATATGGCACCGAAGGACTGCTATAGGCCGGTTATGGCGATGTATCGAGCCATTTTCTGTGAGCAGATTCGTCTTTTCAAAGTCAAAGAAGTGTCAAACGGTCGGAAGGAAATGAACGAAAACTACATGTTGCCGGTCGAGGACTTATGCGGTACCTACACCAAGCTTAACAATAACGAAAATGATTGCAATGGAAATTTGAACGGATGCGAAGCGGATATTAGAGAGCTACTTGGCTTAAAGCACAACCAGGAGCTAATTGTGACGCACGTAGACAACGAAGACGAGTGGGACACGTACCTGAATGATAGCCAACTGAAGCAACTGTCGCTCGGTGGACAACACAACGTAAAGTTTACCATCCAGACGCTGAACATGTGCTACAACACCATCGGTCGGTATGTGAACGAAGCCGCACTGTCTCTCATTCTGTATCGTTTGAAAAAGCTTTACCCCTCTTGA